From a single Pelmatolapia mariae isolate MD_Pm_ZW linkage group LG20, Pm_UMD_F_2, whole genome shotgun sequence genomic region:
- the LOC134618647 gene encoding lysozyme C-like, which yields MMKSLFFLLLVAVANAKRFQRCEWAHKLKDSGMDGYRGVSLADWVCLTKWESGYDTMKTHHNNDGSTDFGIFQINNRWWCNDKIMSFRNGCQINCKDLLSDDVTVAINCAKRVVTDPQGIAAWYGWRNHCQGRDLTPYLDGCGL from the exons ATGATGAAAAGTCTATTCTTTTTGCTCTTGGTGGCTGTAGCGAACGCTAAACGCTTCCAGCGCTGTGAATGGGCCCACAAGTTGAAGGATAGTGGAATGGACGGCTACCGCGGTGTCAGTCTGGCTGACT GGGTTTGCCTGACCAAATGGGAGTCAGGCTACGACACCATGAAGACGCACCACAACAACGATGGATCCACTGATTTTGGCATCTTTCAGATTAATAATCGCTGGTGGTGCAATGACAAAATCATGTCTTTCAGAAATGGATGCCAAATCAATTGCAAGG acCTTTTAAGTGATGATGTCACCGTGGCAATCAACTGCGCCAAACGTGTTGTTACAGACCCCCAAGGCATCGCAGCCTG GTATGGATGGCGTAATCACTGTCAAGGTCGTGATCTCACACCCTATTTGGATGGATGCGGTCTTTAA